One window of the Pleurocapsa minor HA4230-MV1 genome contains the following:
- a CDS encoding glycoside hydrolase 100 family protein, with protein sequence MQLSVKQSYVIAAEAWQALESSIIYYRGKPIGTLAAGDYSSPAINYDQCFVRDFVPAALIFLTRGRTDIVRNFLLETLKLQIKEKQLDFLEPGRGLMPASFKVLHQGSEEFLKADFGDHAIGRVTPVDSCLWWTFLLRAYVKATGESSFAHSPEMQKGIRLIIELCLSARFDMYPTLLVPDGACMIDRRMGINGHPLEIQALFHTTLRCAKELLLYNKENVKILQAIENRIPPLTSHIRHNYWLDPEKLNVIYRYHSEEYGEDALNQFNIYAESIPYAELSEWFPEQGGYLAGNLGPSHLDCRFFALGNMIAILSSLVTLQQGQIILHTIEEKWEDLIGWMPMKICFPALKNRDWQILTGCDPKNRPWSYHNGGNWPVLLGFFVAAAVKMDRVDLAQRAIDIAAKRLHKDEWVEYYDGKNGRLVGKEARKYQNWTISSFLLAQELIDEPKYLDWISHD encoded by the coding sequence ATACAATTGAGTGTCAAACAAAGTTATGTTATTGCAGCCGAAGCATGGCAAGCTCTCGAATCATCTATTATCTACTATCGAGGTAAGCCTATTGGCACTTTGGCTGCTGGTGACTATAGCTCCCCTGCTATAAATTACGATCAGTGTTTTGTCCGAGATTTTGTGCCTGCTGCTTTGATTTTTCTCACTAGAGGCAGAACTGATATTGTCCGTAATTTTTTGCTTGAGACTCTCAAACTACAGATTAAGGAAAAGCAGCTTGATTTCTTAGAGCCTGGACGGGGATTGATGCCAGCGAGCTTTAAGGTGTTGCATCAGGGATCTGAGGAATTTCTCAAAGCCGATTTTGGCGACCATGCTATTGGTCGAGTTACTCCTGTAGATTCTTGTCTATGGTGGACATTTCTCTTAAGAGCTTACGTTAAAGCCACAGGCGAAAGTTCTTTTGCTCACAGTCCTGAAATGCAAAAGGGGATTAGATTAATTATCGAGCTTTGTCTCTCGGCACGATTTGATATGTACCCCACGCTACTTGTTCCTGATGGAGCTTGTATGATTGACCGTCGCATGGGAATTAATGGGCATCCTTTGGAGATTCAGGCGCTATTTCATACTACTTTGCGCTGCGCCAAAGAATTGTTGCTCTACAACAAAGAAAATGTCAAAATTCTCCAGGCAATTGAGAATCGCATTCCACCCTTAACTAGCCATATTCGTCATAACTACTGGTTAGATCCAGAAAAGCTCAACGTCATTTATCGTTACCATTCAGAAGAATATGGTGAAGATGCTTTAAACCAGTTCAATATTTATGCTGAATCAATTCCCTATGCTGAACTAAGTGAATGGTTTCCCGAACAGGGGGGATATTTAGCTGGTAATTTGGGTCCTTCTCACCTAGACTGTCGGTTTTTTGCTTTAGGCAATATGATAGCAATCCTGTCATCCTTGGTGACACTACAACAGGGACAAATTATTCTCCACACCATTGAAGAAAAATGGGAAGATTTAATTGGTTGGATGCCCATGAAAATCTGTTTTCCTGCCTTGAAGAATCGAGACTGGCAGATCCTGACTGGCTGTGACCCCAAAAATCGTCCTTGGTCATATCATAATGGGGGCAACTGGCCAGTACTGTTAGGTTTTTTTGTGGCAGCAGCAGTCAAAATGGATCGTGTAGATCTAGCGCAAAGAGCAATTGATATTGCTGCCAAACGTTTGCACAAAGACGAATGGGTAGAGTATTATGACGGAAAAAATGGTCGTCTAGTGGGTAAAGAGGCGAGAAAGTATCAGAATTGGACTATATCTAGCTTTCTCTTGGCTCAAGAGTTAATTGATGAACCAAAGTACCTCGACTGGATCTCTCACGATTAG
- a CDS encoding COP23 domain-containing protein: MNLNQHFKTLVSLASIPGAIAFLGIPTKVNALDLEGLNPNRLQHLRQVIAQSNPPEVIINEPGSEPASPRTTSNADTRFNCELVNGEYTVMYYPESRPDQGYAWAIPSELGGGWTPQKRCNAITDRFESYRDDGLLELTTGTENGYDTICVTTQVDPTDCRLVLTVPPGQDPQLTRDLIFDNLLVADDGGSTQGVYTFGDRQGGGSDILNEIGKVINGGSGNRNNSRKSSPEDINLKPFLDPADGGTGQYLKSNAAAPTPSSSERKPDLFK, from the coding sequence ATGAATTTAAATCAGCATTTTAAAACTTTAGTCTCACTAGCTAGTATTCCTGGTGCGATCGCTTTTTTAGGCATCCCTACTAAGGTTAATGCTTTGGATCTTGAAGGTTTAAACCCCAATCGTCTTCAACACTTACGTCAAGTTATTGCTCAAAGCAACCCGCCAGAGGTGATTATTAACGAACCAGGCTCTGAGCCAGCCAGTCCTCGGACTACTAGCAACGCTGATACTCGATTTAACTGCGAACTGGTCAATGGTGAATACACCGTAATGTATTATCCCGAAAGCCGACCCGATCAGGGTTATGCTTGGGCAATTCCTAGCGAACTAGGTGGTGGCTGGACTCCCCAAAAACGTTGTAATGCGATTACCGATCGCTTTGAATCCTATCGTGATGATGGATTATTGGAGTTAACTACAGGAACCGAAAATGGCTATGATACTATCTGCGTCACAACCCAAGTAGATCCTACAGATTGCCGTTTGGTTCTAACCGTTCCCCCTGGACAAGATCCCCAATTAACTCGTGATTTGATCTTCGATAATTTACTGGTTGCTGACGATGGTGGTTCTACTCAAGGAGTATATACCTTTGGCGATCGCCAAGGAGGAGGAAGCGATATTTTAAACGAAATCGGTAAGGTGATTAATGGTGGTAGTGGCAACCGTAATAACTCCCGTAAATCTTCACCCGAAGATATTAACCTGAAACCATTTTTAGATCCCGCTGACGGCGGTACAGGACAATACCTAAAAAGCAATGCTGCTGCACCAACACCGAGTAGTTCCGAACGTAAGCCAGACTTGTTTAAGTAA
- the hemE gene encoding uroporphyrinogen decarboxylase, whose translation MSEVQETPLLLRAARGEKLERPPVWMMRQAGRYMKAYRDIRDKYPSFRERSEIPEVAIEISLQPWKAFQPDGVIMFSDIVTPLPGLGIEMDIAEGKGPIISSPIRSQQQVDELHALQPEESLPFIRTILESLRSEVNNQSTVLGFVGAPWTLAAYAVEGKGSKTYANIKGMAFSDPTILHQLLSKLADAIATYVCYQIDCGAQAVQMFDSWAGQLCPQDYEAFALPYQQQVFRKVKQTHPDTPLILLVSGSAGLLERMTPSGADIVSVDWTVDMAEARQRLGKDMKVQGNIDPGVLFGSHDVIRDRILDTIRKAGNQGHILNLGHGVLVGTPEDNVRYFFETAKQADQLLAHA comes from the coding sequence ATGAGCGAAGTACAGGAAACGCCATTACTGTTAAGAGCAGCCCGTGGCGAAAAATTAGAGCGTCCTCCTGTTTGGATGATGCGCCAAGCGGGAAGATATATGAAAGCGTATCGTGATATTCGAGATAAATATCCTAGCTTTCGTGAACGTTCTGAAATTCCTGAAGTAGCAATTGAAATCTCCTTGCAGCCTTGGAAAGCTTTTCAGCCCGACGGTGTGATTATGTTCTCCGACATTGTTACCCCACTTCCTGGTTTGGGTATTGAAATGGATATTGCCGAGGGGAAAGGCCCAATTATTAGTTCGCCGATTCGTTCACAGCAGCAGGTAGATGAGCTACACGCTTTACAACCAGAGGAATCTCTACCTTTTATTAGAACTATTTTAGAAAGCTTGCGCTCAGAAGTAAACAATCAATCTACCGTCTTAGGTTTTGTTGGTGCGCCCTGGACTTTAGCTGCTTACGCCGTAGAAGGCAAAGGTTCTAAGACTTACGCAAATATCAAGGGGATGGCATTTTCCGACCCAACGATTTTACATCAGCTATTAAGCAAGTTAGCAGATGCGATCGCTACTTATGTCTGTTACCAAATCGACTGTGGCGCTCAAGCGGTGCAGATGTTTGATTCTTGGGCGGGACAACTATGTCCCCAAGATTATGAAGCCTTCGCTCTACCATATCAACAGCAGGTATTTCGTAAGGTTAAACAGACTCATCCTGATACACCACTGATTTTATTAGTTAGCGGTAGTGCTGGTTTGCTTGAGCGCATGACTCCTTCAGGGGCAGATATTGTCAGCGTCGATTGGACGGTGGATATGGCTGAGGCTAGACAGCGACTAGGTAAAGATATGAAGGTACAGGGAAATATCGATCCTGGTGTTTTGTTTGGTTCTCATGACGTAATTCGCGATCGCATTTTAGATACAATTCGCAAAGCAGGGAATCAAGGACATATTCTTAACCTAGGACACGGGGTATTGGTGGGTACTCCTGAAGATAATGTTCGCTATTTCTTTGAAACCGCCAAGCAAGCGGATCAATTATTGGCGCACGCTTAG
- a CDS encoding DUF4278 domain-containing protein, translated as MKLQFRGKSYEAPHLEWDVSEGEIGGKYRGKPWKVHHLKEQHRRKHVKSELTYRGVHYTQD; from the coding sequence ATGAAATTACAATTTAGAGGCAAATCTTACGAAGCTCCTCATCTTGAGTGGGATGTCAGTGAAGGAGAAATTGGTGGAAAATATCGTGGTAAACCTTGGAAAGTCCACCATTTGAAAGAACAACATCGTCGTAAGCACGTTAAATCAGAGCTTACCTATCGTGGTGTTCACTATACCCAAGATTAA
- the coaE gene encoding dephospho-CoA kinase (Dephospho-CoA kinase (CoaE) performs the final step in coenzyme A biosynthesis.): MPNLAKRLIGLTGGIGTGKTTVSNYLADRYALPVLDADVYAREAVTPGSPIFQAIWQRYGDQVKLPDGELNRSALGEIIFNNPPEKQWLESQIHPFVRDRFAQELQHLTSNIVVLSIPLLFEANLMALVTEIWVVSCDRSLQIERLKQRNGLTPQQAAARINSQMPLAQKIALADLVLTNDAGLAELYAQVDDAMQSNRSSSLN, encoded by the coding sequence ATGCCAAATTTAGCTAAACGACTGATTGGATTGACGGGGGGAATCGGCACAGGCAAGACTACCGTCTCTAATTACCTCGCAGATCGATATGCTTTGCCAGTCTTAGATGCAGATGTCTATGCCAGAGAAGCTGTAACCCCAGGTTCGCCAATTTTCCAAGCTATTTGGCAGCGATATGGTGACCAGGTTAAGTTACCCGATGGCGAGCTTAATCGCTCTGCTTTAGGGGAGATTATTTTTAACAATCCTCCAGAAAAACAGTGGCTAGAGTCGCAGATTCATCCTTTTGTGCGCGATCGCTTTGCACAAGAATTACAACATTTAACAAGTAACATAGTAGTGTTATCTATCCCTTTGCTGTTTGAAGCGAATTTGATGGCTTTGGTGACAGAGATTTGGGTGGTAAGTTGCGATCGCTCTTTACAAATTGAACGATTAAAGCAGCGCAACGGTTTAACACCTCAGCAAGCAGCAGCCAGAATCAACAGCCAAATGCCTTTGGCGCAAAAAATAGCTTTAGCCGATCTGGTTTTGACCAATGACGCTGGATTAGCCGAACTTTATGCCCAAGTCGATGACGCTATGCAATCTAATAGGTCGTCAAGTTTGAATTGA
- a CDS encoding flavin reductase family protein — protein sequence MLDQKAKKIMLRKIPHGLYICGVKEGEEMNGFTVSWLMQSSFEPPLVVNCVKKGTVSHEMIKNTQVFAISFLESAQKDLAASFFRPKTRVGNKFEDVEFYEGEATGCPIIQDSLGYIECKVVGAVEEGDHTVYVGEVIASGIHREGDQLLLSSTGWEYGG from the coding sequence GTGTTAGACCAGAAAGCAAAAAAAATAATGCTGCGTAAAATTCCCCACGGACTTTATATCTGCGGTGTCAAGGAAGGGGAGGAAATGAATGGTTTTACCGTTAGCTGGTTAATGCAATCATCTTTTGAACCACCTTTAGTCGTTAACTGCGTTAAAAAAGGCACTGTCTCTCATGAAATGATTAAAAACACTCAAGTATTTGCGATTAGTTTCCTCGAATCAGCACAAAAAGATTTAGCAGCATCTTTCTTTCGACCAAAAACCCGTGTTGGTAATAAATTTGAAGATGTAGAATTTTATGAGGGAGAAGCAACAGGCTGTCCAATTATCCAAGACTCTTTAGGATATATTGAATGCAAGGTAGTCGGCGCAGTAGAAGAAGGTGACCACACAGTATATGTTGGCGAAGTAATTGCTTCAGGGATTCACCGAGAAGGCGATCAGCTCTTATTATCTAGCACTGGCTGGGAATACGGCGGCTAA
- a CDS encoding AAA family ATPase, whose amino-acid sequence MKLNYLQLCNFRQFYGKTPQIKFASGAKNTTVIYGNNGAGKTSILNAFTWVLYEKFTAAFALPELLINQRSLVEAPPEKAVECWVELQFERDRQIYQLKRKCYATRNAQHEVSYTQANLFMLVAGDDGRWYPPLESPEDIINRILPASLHQYFFFDGERIDGFFRQNHNSTIAEDTKELLGVKVLDRGIEHLKKAKRSLQEELAELGDAQTKQLLREEIKLEQDLEAIKKLITKITREVAELEQHKANLSRQLLEISGVNEIQKLKLKLVKQQKLIKQNLLQSKKELKRLLSQDSYVVFLPEIGDRFLDLLQTLRDRGQLSSGLKQEFIQQLLDRQSCLCGETLIPETAAYNSVKSWLEKAELKNIEESAIRLETQVNTIKSQSADFWQQLDRQQTEIKQQYLELNRLEAETEQANKQLNNYPNRDSQQLQQNIEAIEEKIKSLVLEQGENQQQQSDRIKQLEQLNQQIARHQQTENKQQLAQTRIAVTEEAIARLHEVRTRLEQQFRLALEQKVQEIFSFISFTPYIPQLSSDYKLTLSENTSGIATPVAASTGENQILSLSFIGGIIDRVRQWSEGNSLLGYDSSTFPIVMDSPFGSLDQIYRRQVAKAIPQLANQLIILVTKTQWQGEVEESTQSLVGQEYVLTYYSPKQNCKPDRLELNRQNYLLVQPSLSNFEYTEIVLVNSAD is encoded by the coding sequence ATGAAGTTAAATTACCTGCAACTGTGCAACTTTCGCCAGTTTTATGGCAAAACCCCACAGATCAAGTTTGCCAGCGGAGCAAAAAACACTACTGTAATCTATGGTAATAACGGTGCAGGGAAGACTTCAATTCTCAATGCTTTCACCTGGGTGCTTTACGAGAAGTTTACCGCAGCTTTCGCTTTACCAGAATTATTAATTAATCAAAGATCTTTAGTGGAAGCACCACCAGAAAAAGCGGTAGAATGCTGGGTTGAGCTACAGTTTGAACGCGATCGCCAGATTTATCAATTGAAGCGCAAGTGTTACGCCACCAGAAATGCTCAACATGAGGTTAGCTACACTCAGGCTAATTTATTTATGTTAGTAGCGGGAGATGATGGACGTTGGTATCCGCCTTTAGAGTCGCCAGAGGATATAATTAACCGCATTTTACCCGCTAGTTTGCATCAGTATTTTTTTTTCGACGGGGAAAGAATCGATGGTTTCTTTCGTCAGAATCATAACTCGACTATTGCTGAAGACACCAAAGAGTTATTAGGAGTCAAGGTTTTAGATCGGGGAATTGAACATTTAAAAAAAGCTAAAAGGAGTTTACAAGAGGAGTTGGCAGAATTAGGCGACGCTCAAACCAAGCAGCTATTGAGAGAAGAAATCAAGCTAGAGCAAGATCTCGAAGCGATTAAAAAACTGATTACCAAAATCACCAGAGAAGTAGCTGAGTTAGAACAACATAAAGCAAATTTATCACGACAGCTATTAGAAATTAGTGGTGTTAATGAAATTCAAAAGCTTAAGCTCAAGTTAGTCAAACAGCAGAAATTAATTAAGCAAAATCTACTTCAAAGTAAAAAGGAACTGAAAAGGTTATTGTCGCAGGATAGTTATGTAGTATTTCTCCCAGAAATCGGCGATCGCTTTTTAGACTTATTGCAAACATTACGCGATCGCGGACAGCTTTCGAGTGGACTCAAACAAGAATTTATTCAGCAACTATTAGATCGACAGTCTTGTCTTTGTGGTGAGACTCTTATTCCTGAGACAGCAGCATATAACAGTGTCAAGTCATGGCTAGAAAAAGCGGAATTAAAAAACATCGAAGAATCGGCAATTCGGTTAGAGACACAGGTAAACACAATTAAATCTCAGTCGGCTGATTTTTGGCAGCAGCTAGATCGACAACAGACAGAAATTAAGCAGCAGTATCTTGAACTTAATCGCCTTGAAGCCGAGACAGAACAGGCTAATAAACAACTAAATAACTATCCCAATCGAGATTCCCAACAGCTACAGCAAAATATCGAGGCGATTGAAGAGAAAATTAAAAGTCTAGTCTTAGAACAGGGTGAAAACCAACAGCAACAGAGCGATCGCATTAAGCAATTAGAACAATTAAACCAACAGATCGCCCGACATCAACAAACCGAGAATAAACAACAGTTGGCTCAAACCAGAATTGCCGTTACAGAAGAAGCGATCGCTAGACTGCATGAAGTGAGAACCCGTCTGGAGCAACAGTTTCGCCTGGCTTTGGAACAAAAAGTGCAAGAAATTTTTAGCTTTATCTCCTTTACGCCTTATATTCCTCAACTGAGCAGCGATTATAAATTAACCCTAAGCGAAAATACTTCAGGGATCGCCACACCTGTGGCTGCATCAACGGGAGAAAACCAAATATTAAGCCTATCGTTTATTGGTGGCATTATCGATCGCGTGAGGCAATGGAGCGAGGGCAATAGTTTATTGGGATATGATAGCAGTACTTTTCCGATTGTGATGGATTCTCCTTTCGGCAGCCTAGATCAAATCTATCGTCGACAGGTAGCCAAAGCAATTCCTCAGCTAGCCAACCAACTAATTATTCTAGTGACTAAAACTCAATGGCAGGGAGAAGTAGAAGAGTCAACACAATCATTGGTTGGACAAGAATATGTGTTAACCTATTATTCCCCAAAACAGAACTGTAAGCCAGATCGTCTCGAATTAAACCGACAAAATTATCTCTTGGTTCAACCCAGTTTGAGTAATTTTGAATATACTGAAATCGTTCTAGTCAACAGTGCAGATTAG
- a CDS encoding DUF1501 domain-containing protein has protein sequence MRRRNFLTAAGLATGGMLLPIGCNSWVAQQVNSKNRKRLVVVFLRGAVDGLNMVIPHQEAEYYEARPTIAIPYPQQPQGTLDLDGFFGLHPQLKELMPFWNRQQLAFVHASGSPVLERSHFQAQDYWENGTPGVKDTPDGWMNRLLAQLPQDRPTQAVNVGVTTPYILKGQMAIASLKPGLNSAVPIPSDNLAVRQAFSQLYSGSDPLSQAYQTGSKARDIVMSELAQEMIEASRGAKRVNAFVDDAVEVAKLMVGNAQTQLAFMQIGGWDTHVNQNPLLERLLPSLGEGLATLAHGLEPIFADTVIAVISEFGRTVRENGNKGTDHGYGNVIWLLGGAVRGGNVYGEWLGLGESAIEQNRDLPVTTDFREIFSAILHQHLSVPSDRLNQVFPNFHLANKINFLV, from the coding sequence ATGCGCAGAAGAAATTTTTTAACGGCGGCAGGTTTAGCAACAGGAGGAATGTTACTCCCCATCGGTTGTAATAGCTGGGTGGCGCAACAGGTAAATAGCAAAAACCGTAAGCGTCTAGTGGTAGTTTTTCTTAGAGGTGCTGTTGATGGCTTAAACATGGTGATTCCCCACCAAGAGGCAGAATATTATGAAGCCAGACCAACGATTGCCATACCCTATCCACAGCAGCCCCAGGGGACGCTCGATCTGGATGGCTTTTTTGGTTTACATCCCCAACTCAAAGAGCTGATGCCGTTCTGGAATCGCCAGCAATTAGCCTTTGTCCATGCTAGTGGTTCTCCCGTACTGGAGCGATCGCATTTTCAGGCTCAAGATTATTGGGAAAATGGTACTCCTGGCGTAAAAGATACCCCTGATGGCTGGATGAATCGACTGCTAGCTCAACTACCTCAAGATCGACCCACTCAGGCTGTTAATGTTGGGGTGACTACTCCTTATATTCTCAAGGGTCAAATGGCGATCGCTAGTCTCAAACCTGGATTGAATTCCGCCGTACCAATTCCCAGCGATAATCTTGCTGTCCGCCAAGCTTTTAGTCAGTTGTATAGTGGCAGCGATCCTTTGAGTCAGGCTTACCAAACTGGGAGTAAAGCTAGAGATATAGTTATGTCGGAGTTAGCTCAAGAGATGATCGAGGCTTCACGAGGAGCAAAACGGGTTAATGCTTTTGTCGATGACGCTGTGGAAGTGGCAAAACTGATGGTGGGCAATGCTCAGACGCAATTAGCCTTTATGCAAATTGGTGGTTGGGATACCCATGTTAATCAAAATCCTCTTTTGGAACGCTTGTTGCCTTCTCTGGGGGAAGGTCTAGCCACTTTAGCTCATGGGTTAGAGCCAATTTTTGCCGATACTGTAATTGCGGTGATCTCAGAATTTGGCAGAACGGTGAGAGAAAACGGTAATAAAGGAACAGACCACGGATACGGCAACGTAATTTGGCTTTTAGGAGGGGCAGTACGTGGCGGTAATGTCTATGGCGAGTGGTTGGGTTTAGGCGAGTCGGCAATAGAGCAAAACCGAGATTTGCCAGTTACCACCGACTTTCGAGAAATATTTTCAGCAATTCTCCACCAGCACTTATCTGTTCCGAGCGATCGCCTAAATCAAGTTTTCCCCAATTTTCACCTGGCTAATAAAATCAATTTCTTGGTTTAG
- a CDS encoding DUF1800 domain-containing protein, whose translation MVSKLFSWFISIILSSFWLNSLDYVAASESPNHQRHVLSRLSFGTTSAQLEQVAKTGIEAYIQSQLKPQSMSESSRLEDYLAQLGSINQNPIELNQNATALRKKLKNSQLSSEQQQEIQQEIAKLNTSTINKVADAHLVRAIYSNRQLQEVMVDFWFNHFNVYAQKDAVKFWLYDYENQIRTHALGNFYDLLLATAKHPAMLMYLDNQMNTAPDSPAGKKHNRGLNENYARELMELHTLGVEGGYSQDDVIALARIFTGWSTDRSGKKGEQQGFFFFASRHDRQDKVFLGQQIPADGVKEGEAALKILTNHPATAHHISYELAQYFVADRPPESLVNHLAKKFLDSQGNIQLVMDALIHSQEFNDPQYFGQKFKTPYQYLISLVRLGEIQQPNLKRLRGMLFQLSMPTYGCIAPNGYSNTQSVWLNPQAMLQRTGFARAIANGVLNKNSRVEIQQLAQNLGAFSPHTKEVIEQTPVKLRTALMMGSPEAMYR comes from the coding sequence ATGGTCAGTAAGCTATTTAGCTGGTTTATCAGCATAATTTTAAGCTCGTTTTGGTTAAATTCGCTAGATTATGTTGCAGCTAGTGAATCCCCAAATCATCAACGGCATGTCTTGTCTAGATTGAGCTTTGGCACAACTTCAGCCCAGTTAGAACAGGTTGCTAAAACTGGAATTGAAGCTTATATTCAGTCTCAGCTTAAGCCTCAATCTATGAGTGAATCTTCCCGACTAGAAGACTATTTAGCCCAGCTTGGTTCAATTAACCAAAATCCAATCGAACTGAATCAAAATGCTACTGCCCTACGCAAAAAGCTCAAAAATTCCCAACTATCAAGTGAACAACAGCAAGAAATTCAGCAAGAGATCGCAAAACTAAATACCAGCACGATTAACAAAGTTGCGGATGCTCATCTAGTTAGGGCAATCTACTCTAATCGTCAGCTACAGGAAGTGATGGTCGATTTTTGGTTCAATCACTTTAATGTTTACGCTCAGAAAGACGCGGTTAAGTTCTGGTTATACGACTATGAAAATCAAATTCGGACTCATGCTTTAGGCAACTTCTATGATTTGTTATTGGCGACAGCAAAACATCCAGCGATGCTCATGTATTTAGATAATCAAATGAATACTGCGCCAGATAGCCCCGCAGGCAAAAAGCACAACAGGGGTCTAAATGAAAATTATGCTCGTGAGTTAATGGAGTTACATACTCTTGGAGTAGAGGGAGGCTATAGTCAGGATGATGTAATTGCTCTGGCTCGAATATTTACTGGTTGGAGTACGGATCGTTCGGGGAAAAAGGGAGAACAACAAGGCTTTTTCTTTTTTGCTAGCCGTCACGATCGCCAAGATAAAGTGTTTTTGGGACAGCAAATTCCTGCTGACGGTGTTAAGGAAGGCGAAGCAGCTTTAAAAATCCTGACAAATCATCCCGCAACTGCCCATCACATTAGTTATGAGCTAGCGCAATATTTTGTCGCCGATCGACCCCCCGAATCATTAGTTAACCACCTAGCCAAGAAGTTTCTGGATAGTCAGGGGAATATCCAGCTAGTTATGGATGCTTTAATTCACAGCCAGGAATTCAACGATCCTCAGTATTTTGGCCAAAAGTTTAAAACCCCTTACCAGTATTTGATTTCCTTGGTGCGATTGGGAGAGATTCAACAGCCTAACCTCAAAAGATTACGCGGGATGCTATTTCAGCTATCAATGCCCACCTATGGATGTATAGCTCCTAATGGATATAGCAATACTCAATCAGTTTGGTTAAATCCCCAAGCAATGTTACAACGAACAGGTTTTGCCAGAGCGATCGCCAATGGCGTTCTAAATAAAAACAGCCGAGTTGAAATCCAACAATTGGCACAAAATTTAGGCGCATTTTCTCCCCACACCAAAGAAGTAATTGAGCAAACACCTGTCAAGCTGCGTACTGCCTTGATGATGGGAAGTCCCGAAGCAATGTATCGCTAA
- a CDS encoding VWA domain-containing protein, translating to MRVGLQSYLSDANIDARLNSSQRQLSLAISAIPDDQTTELPLNLCLVLDRSGSMSEKPLEMVKEAAINLIEKLKPNDRISVVTFDHRAKVIVPNQKVMDVEPIKQKIRLMVADGGTAIDEGLRLGLKEVAAHNLHCVSRIFLLTDGENEHGDNNRCLKLAELAAEYNVTIDTLGFGEHWNQDILEQIADLAQGTLVYIEQPNEAVTEFERLFNRAQSVGLTNSCLTVELMPKVRLAELKPVAQVAPETIELPIHLEGNYFTVRLGDLMMDRPRVILINLYLNQLSPGTHKIAAVQLKYDDPSTNQENLHSDVLAIELESQDSYQAQPSDEVQNHILTLAKYRQTQIAETKLQDGDRAGAATMLQTAAKTALQLGDKAGATILQTNATRLQIGKDLSQGDRKKTRLVSKTIIKD from the coding sequence ATGAGAGTCGGTCTACAGTCTTACCTTAGTGATGCCAATATTGATGCTCGGTTAAATAGTAGTCAACGTCAACTTTCTCTGGCAATCTCCGCTATTCCTGATGACCAGACAACAGAACTACCTCTAAATCTCTGCTTAGTTTTAGATCGCAGTGGTTCAATGTCAGAAAAACCATTAGAAATGGTTAAAGAGGCTGCTATTAATCTGATCGAAAAACTCAAGCCTAACGATCGTATTAGCGTGGTGACGTTCGATCATCGGGCAAAGGTGATTGTGCCAAACCAAAAGGTAATGGATGTTGAGCCAATTAAACAGAAAATTCGGCTGATGGTGGCGGATGGTGGAACTGCTATTGATGAAGGATTACGCTTAGGACTCAAGGAAGTAGCTGCCCACAACCTGCACTGTGTATCCCGCATCTTTTTATTAACCGACGGCGAAAATGAACACGGTGATAATAATCGCTGTCTGAAACTGGCAGAATTAGCGGCTGAATATAACGTAACCATTGATACTTTGGGTTTTGGTGAGCATTGGAATCAGGATATTTTGGAACAAATCGCCGATTTAGCTCAAGGAACTTTAGTCTATATTGAACAGCCAAATGAAGCAGTGACTGAGTTTGAGCGTCTTTTTAACCGCGCTCAGTCTGTCGGTTTAACCAACAGTTGTTTAACGGTGGAGTTAATGCCTAAAGTTCGTCTGGCTGAATTAAAGCCAGTGGCACAGGTAGCCCCTGAAACAATTGAACTACCAATTCACTTAGAAGGTAATTACTTCACGGTTCGCTTGGGAGATCTGATGATGGATCGACCACGGGTAATTTTAATTAATCTTTATCTTAATCAGTTGTCTCCAGGCACCCATAAAATTGCAGCGGTTCAGCTGAAGTACGACGATCCTAGTACTAACCAAGAAAATCTCCACTCCGATGTTCTGGCGATTGAATTAGAATCTCAAGATTCATATCAGGCTCAACCCAGCGATGAAGTCCAAAATCATATTTTGACTTTAGCTAAATATCGTCAAACCCAAATTGCGGAAACTAAGTTACAAGATGGCGATCGCGCTGGGGCAGCTACAATGTTACAAACTGCTGCCAAAACTGCTCTACAACTCGGAGACAAAGCAGGTGCAACGATCCTGCAAACCAACGCAACTCGACTCCAGATCGGTAAAGATTTATCCCAAGGCGATCGCAAAAAAACGCGATTGGTTTCTAAAACAATTATCAAAGACTAA